The Setaria viridis chromosome 9, Setaria_viridis_v4.0, whole genome shotgun sequence sequence CATGTGTTGTAGGCTGTAGCGGAGCTCAAAACCGGAGCCACTGCATCCCTCTGAATAGAACATGTAAAAAAAGTTTTTGATTTGCATTTGTTAAGCACGGTATCATTCCTGGGAGCCACATTATATTGCCCAACAGAGAGAAGTAACCACTATCAATAACATTAAATTGTGATTatgcctcccaagtttggaccGGCCATTAAAAAATCATCAATGTTTTGTAGTGGTGAGATCACAAACACAATATGTACTATACACCATAGAAATCTGGCACAATGAAGCACTGGATTTGGCTGCTTCACTGGCAAGAAAGAGTAATCTGGTCCGCTCTCTATGCATTTCATGTTAAAAATGTGCAAGAAAAAGAGATATGCTGGATGGCTTCTGGTTTactaaaaaaataaactttACTTCTATTCCAATTTCTCCTAACTAAATTTTCTTTTGTAAGAATTACTCCCTTTTCAAGATATCATatcaaaaattttattttgagagAAATCTTCGTGTGCAAAATTTCCTATGTAACTTTCATCCCGCTATTGACTAGGTGCCATACATTGACTTACCTATGGACAAATCATTCATATGGAGATCACACGCAAATAAATTCATGCCCCcattattctttctttttcaatAATGGGAAGAGAGTTCCGCCCTTTTGCATCCTCCGATGCATATACACCCAGTTCATtattgaaaaaagaaaatatgaaaaaGCGATTGGTGGGTTTTCTCTTTTACCTCCAAATCAATTAAACTATGTGCCCACTTCCTGTCTTTATGAAAAACAAAACGGTTGGTCAGTGGCTAAAGTCAGGAGCATTAGACCAAATCGGCCACAGAAAATCCAACATATTAGTAGCTTTGCTGACGAAAGACATCACCTCACAAAATCGCAAAGTCCAGCGCCAGGCCGCCAGCCCCGCACATGAGGTACGACGAGATGCTGGACACCGAAGCAGCTGGCCGGGAACATGACGCACGCGAGGACGTCTACAAAGCTTGGAGTTGGAGGGAAAGACCgaaagagagaagaaagggagcGCACCATTTTATATATAATACCAGTAGCAGTCATGCATCCTCAGTCCATGGTAGTCAGTCCTACGCAAATTTACTGCAACAATGTCAGAGGCATCAGCGGTGCGCGTGATCGGTCTATGGCCGAGCCCGTTCGTGATCCGCGTCCTGATCGCGCTGAAGCTGAAGGGCGTCGAGTACGAGTtcgtggaggaggtggtgggcaGGAAGAGCGAGCTGCTGCTCAGGTCCAACCCCGTGCACAAGAAGATCCCCGTTCTGCTCCACAACGGCAAGCCCATCTCCGAGTCCCTCATCATCGTCCAGTACATCGACGAGGTctggtccgccgccgcgccggccatcCTCCCGGCCGACCCGTACACCCGTGCCGTCCAGCGGTTCTGGGCACAGTACATCGATGACAAGGTAAAGCCCCAAACGAATTGCACGTTTTCTCTGAACAATTCTGACCAGTTTTCAGCAGCAACAATGATGGAATGAGACTAATAAAAACGTTTGCTTCCTGCCTGTTGGTGGTTGACACACACAGTTCCCATCGGCGATCCGCACACTCAGGGGAACGGATGCCGGGGACAAGGACCAAGCGGCGGAGCAGCTGTCCGCCGCCCTTGCAGCTCTTGAAGGAGGCCTCCTGAAGCTCGGCCAGGGGAAGCACTACTTCGGCGAAGACAGCG is a genomic window containing:
- the LOC117836741 gene encoding glutathione S-transferase U17, whose product is MSEASAVRVIGLWPSPFVIRVLIALKLKGVEYEFVEEVVGRKSELLLRSNPVHKKIPVLLHNGKPISESLIIVQYIDEVWSAAAPAILPADPYTRAVQRFWAQYIDDKFPSAIRTLRGTDAGDKDQAAEQLSAALAALEGGLLKLGQGKHYFGEDSVGYLDIALVSHVGWLKAVEKMTGVALLDEAKVPNLVAWADRLCAHPAVVDAIPDADKFVEFSVMHGSFSKNYSPQDLHSLTKQDLTVVPTERSGPAA